The nucleotide window TTGCTTAGCCTGTACAAACTAGGCTTGTGCTGGTTGAGGTCAGAAAATGTTATTCACTCTCTGTTCTGGAGGGTATTTGGACTTTCACTTAAGCCACAGTTGCCAAGGGACGTTTTGAGACTCAGTGTTCTACAAAAGGGCAATAAGTTAATGATAGAATATTCCTTTCTGAAGAGTCtgttagctttctttctttctttcttttttttttttggtcacacggcatggggggatcttagttccctgaccagagaccaaacccctgccccctgcattggaagcatggagtcttaaccactggaccagcagggaagtacCTGTTGGCTTTCTTGATGAGGAAGGACCTGGGAAAGAACTAAACtagaaaattcctttaaaaaaaattgaattctaGTTGACATACAATGTTATAATTCCTTTCAAAGAATTATGCTATTGGTAGTTGTCTGGTTTCATAGAAGCAGGGTAACAGATTTTAATAGTTCAACACACCTCTTATAGAAAGTCTCAGGTTCACCTGCCTTTTTCCTTGAAGTAAGCCCATGGTGGGATTTAAATGTGGGGCTTACTAGGCTGTGACTTCCTGTCTACTTATTTTTTGTCTAATATTAATTTATGTGTTGGAGACTCTGAATTTTAGTTCAAAGATTTCCTCAACTAAGGACAGAGTGTTAGTTCTAAAAATAAGATAGAAACACAGAGCTCTCAACTCTCTCAGCTCTCCTTCAGATAGGACTCATTACTCTTTGTGGGGAAAGTTCTGggtcaatatttataaaatgcttagaacagtatctggGATATCGTAGCTACTGCTGTATTagtgtttattaaaataaattaaaaataaataatgagttGCCAAAGGCCATGATGTTGAGTCTAAGACGATTCACCTGACCTTCCCTGGAGGCTATTATGAGCTTCTTATTTAACCATGTATGGAACTCAACAGGAGATCTGCATTAAGGGTTAACAGATTTCTATACTGCTGACTGGGGTAAGGAAGGCATAGGTGTCTTTTATTTGGGGCATAGGCCAAACATGGACTATTTCACTCACATTGGCATTTTCTATTCCTcacttaaatgaataaaaataagattaaaaattaagattaaaataatttgttatttaaaataataattatattattatatatgataATTAGAACTATAGAACATCATtactataataattttataacatcATGTAACATAcagttatataacatataattattaaaattattattaaaataaattaagattaaaaataaattaagattacaaataataaatatattttaaaaataaatgctcaataattaAACTGAATCACCCAAAATTAAACTAGATAAAACAGTGAAGCAATTCTGCTGTGGGTAATAAATCACTAAAGGTCAAGCTGTACCTTTATACAGAATAAAACAGCTAAAAGCCAACACAAATTCTGTGCAGACTGAGATGTTATTTACAGGGGCAGAATTTACCAGTGGGATGGGACCCAGGCTAAGCGTCTCattttgaggcttccctggtgtggAAAGCTCCTACCTCAAGCTAGAGGTGATGGATATTACACCTCTGGGaccactgccccacccccagccatttCTTGGGTAAAGGCACAGGATAGCTGTCAATGTTTTTATACTAGAAGTTTCTGGAAAGTGgaagttttcttttatattccagGCTCCTTTCATATAGtggacacatatatatggttgtTAAACTAAACAGATATCCAGtttgaaggaaaattaaaagaacattTGCTTAGGATGGTATCTTGCAGATGATAACAACTTGGGACAAATCTGATGACTTAATGTCCTCACAGCACCTCTGTCTGCATCCTTAAGGCTCACGTTCCAGTGTTGAATGCCCAGGTGCAGTGATGACCAACCTGATATTTGGAGTTCTGCCTCCTTCAGTCTGGAGGCTGCTGGTACCCATCATACTGTTGGTGGGTAAGAAATATGTCTTAATTATAAAAATGCATTCACTTTGGATCATAGAAGAGAAATTTTAGGTTTGGAAAATGAAGATAGCAGATCTCTATGTAAATGGAAAGTTTAAAGAGTTTTCAAACCTTATTAGTTCTTCACTTTGACTTTTTCCTACCAATTCCAGTAGGTACAGCCTGGTAGGGTTTTACTCGGTAACCTTATTCAGCTTACACAGTATTTTCTGAGGGAATATACCTCAGCAAGTACCACTAGGTACAAGGCAAGCATCCTACCACTTACCGTCTTGCTTGAGGTAGGCTTGCTTCCCTCACCTTGGCTGCTTGGACCTGGGAAGCATATAAATTTGGAAACCTGGGAACATCAACTGAGAAAGTATTTCCCAAGTGTATTCCGCAGGAATGTAAATCTGCTGCAAGGTGTTAGTTGGTAATCCAAGCAAGTaagcaagaaaagaaggaaggaggagaggaaaggagggagagagagagagagagagagagagagagagaagaagaagggaaggaatgaagacagtaagaaaaaagagaagttttcatgagaatatgtttcttttctgtggaaCTTCTCAAAATCTTTGCTATGCtagtgttactgaaccaaacttgggtctgctcacctGTGTGCACTAAAGCCAATCTACCAACACGGGGTTATGGTGAAGGAAAGTTCAGCATTTATTGAAGGAAACCAAGCAATGAGTCCAGGTGGCTAGTGCTTAAAAGACTTGAACCCCTtgaaggctttcagggaaaggtttttaaagacagggtgagggggaggtttgcagggtatgtgatcagctcttGGATATTCTTCTGATTgcttggtggtgaggtaattggaagtcaacatcatcaaccttctttTTTCAACCTGTCTGGGATCTTCATacagttaatttcttccacctggtgggtgtttcagtatctgcaaaacagctcaaagaatatggctcagaatataatctacagcccttgaggaggagctaaaggcccttgactttgtttagtggttaaactattattattttgtcttgcttgactgttttcctttgtttctgcattttctcacttctctgattgaatttattctttggaacacggggaaggcctaggaggctaaaacTTTTTTACAGATAAAAGGCAGACAGAGGacatggggtggaggtggggtctgtcccgggaaggcccatagggtcctgcttggttacactaATACCATGTTACCACCACCCCTCACCCAAACCTAGGATGGGGATACAGGCTGTAGTGTATCCTAGATATATTTAAACACGGACCTCCTTTTTGAGAGTATCTTGTGGTAAGAGTGCTCTATGAATATGCTTTGGGAACTGTTCTCCATTCCTTAACAGGAACCAAAAGATGAAGATTTCTCTTATAATTATGGTTGTTGAAATGTTTCTCCTTTTTGATGATGCTTAGGAAAAAGATTGGAAAGAAATATGCTAACATGTTAACAGCATTTCTCCTATCTGTGGGACTATCTATCATTTTTAGCTCCCTGTAACATGTTTTGTACTTTCGAAAAGCCAACAATTAGCATACATTATTcaatcataaaataattaaaaagtatgtCTTTATGACCCTGGCTAAAACTACGAAAATATGGCAAGTTGTTAACGAGTGACTTATCGTCTTTCCTTTGCTCAGCTGTGCTCTTTTAAGGAATTCCTTCACAATCACGCCTTACAAGGGTTCAGATATGTTGTTAAGTGTTAGGGCTTCAGAATTCTTCTCAACACAGCTGCAGTTATGGCCCATGAGAAACAAACCTATTTGCCAGACCTTCCTTGTGTCACGTGAGAAGATCAGCGTGCATAGTCCTTGCTTGTTGGTGTATCTGTCCCGCTCCTCTCTCTCTGAGCATCTTCAGGCCGTCATCTGGCACAGGGTGAGTGCTCAGCAAGCAGCAAGCGTTAGTTCCTCCccttgtatccccagcacctagcccaGCAGGGCCTAGcagttatttcataaatattcctGGATTAAAACTAAGTAAAGAATTTAGTAAAAGGGGAATTGGTGGTCACAGTGAGAAATCTTAAATTGATTTTCCTATATGGCCTTTTTCCCTTTTGAAAATCTCCAAGAACACCAATGAACAACCAATTGAGGGCACtcactttctgtattttacagcaATGGGAGGCAAGTCAAGAGCCAGGGTATTTACGGCGGCTCACGCTAAACTCCAGGGGACAGATAGAAAACACGACGCCAGTCACCCCATCCCCCCCACACAGACATTGCAGGGACCTTAACTCTTGGCAGGAAAACACAATTTAAATACAGAAACAACGAGAGGTCAAAACAAGACTTTCTCTCCTCAAATGTAGAATTGTATAGTGCAGATGGCAGGTGTCCCAGCAGTGCCGGGAAAGGGAGGTCTGTTGGAAAATGCTTCATGCATTAAGTGGGACTTAAGTGGAAATAAAGGGATTTCAGCGTAATCTTAATTTTTAGTTCATGTAatcttttttctggtttcttatgATTTGGGTGATAGAAGACTATCACCAAAGGTTTTATTTTAGTTCTAACATGTTTGGTTCTTCATAGGTgagggatatttttaaaaagtatgtgtatgtgtgtgtcgcACACACGATATGCACACTCAGATACACCTCATTTTGTCAgttctgaaattttcattttcatgttttcatttctttgaaattatGATGCATCTTATAGTCAATAGCATGTCATAATTTAATTGACAACATTTTTTCCTCTCACTAGTACATGACATAATATTGCATCCTATAAAATATGGCATTTTGGGTCAGATAAAATATGGTAATGAATATCTGTGTCTATTCACATATGTATAAATGTACATGCTTTTGCATATGTGTATCTATACTCATATGAATGTTTGAGCTTATAATGGAGATTCAGTTCTTTGTCCTGTGCAGTAATTTGTATAGGATGAGCTGCTCTAGCAGGCACAAGACTTAGCCCTTCACTGTCTGTCTAACCTGGGTTTGGATGTGTCTGTTCTTCAATTCCATTTGGAAAACTAGACTAATAATAACTCTATGCCAAACGATGTCTATAACACATGTTGAATTAGTTATGGTTGAGGGGTTTGTTACCATTCCATTTTCAAGGTCCCAGGAGATTAGAGATGCATACTTGTGTTGACACAGCGTGTGCTAAGTTGAACTCCATAGAGCTTGAGGGAAGAAGACAGCTATCatgggattcttttcttttaaataatttgcaaGGACACTGCTCAGCAGTCTGTCCCACTCCCTTCCTCTGGCTTACTTTCCAGGTATATGTAATCCTGGAGAAATAACAAATGAACACAGGATTGGtacgtttttttgttgttttttttttgcggtacgcaggcctctcactgttgtggcctctcccgtggcggagcacaggctccagacgcgcaggctcagtggccatggctcacgggcccagacgctccgcggcatgtgggatcttcccggactgggggaggaacccatgtcccctgcatcggcaggcggactctcaaccactgcgacaccagggaagcccagattggTAAGTTTTGTTTCGTGTAAGGTACTAGGTGAACAGCACCAGAACCTCACTTGTCTTGGGTTGGTGTGAGTTAAGAACATTCCCATTTCCTATCTAGTTACAGCTGCTCCAGCAAAAGCCCCAGTCTCTGAATCCATTCCCGAGATATCATTGTGCTACCATAAGCCttggaaataattatataaatctCCCAAAGTATGTTATTTTAATGTTGCTTAACGGAAAACTTTCAGTAGTGAGGCCCCTGCCTTCTCTACAAACCTTTTCAGCTCATTCCCagcccctccctttctctttctaagCTCCAACCATACTGCTCTTCTTTCAGGACCCCCATTACCCCACGCAGCTTCTCTCCTAAGGTCCTTCATGCAGGTTCTTCTTCCTTCCGGAAACTCTCTACCTCACTCCTTCCTTTTCCCTGGCCGATTTCTCCTTCCCATCGGACTCAGCTTGATCATCAGCCCTCCTAGAAGCCTCCCTCGACTCTCCAGACTAGGTCAGCACATATGTTTTAGGCTTTCTTAGCACCTGTACTTCTTTCTAACACTCATCATAACCatgattaaaaattaatagaataattACTTTCTTATTGTTTTGTCTGTCAAAGTAAATGctaaaaattaatagaataattACTTTCTTATTGTTTTGTCTGTCAAAGTAAATGCTCCAAGAGGGAGGGTTTTATATGTACGTTTTCAGTGTTCCCAACACCTGGGATTGGGACTTTGGATAGAGTACCCAATAAATAtgcaatgaatgaatgaccaaatAAAGGAGAGTTCTGTATTAACTGGAGGTAGTTTTCCCTTAAGAgattaactccttttttttttttttacatctttattggagtataattgctttacaatggtgtgttagtttctgctgtataacaaagtgaatcagctatatgtatacatatatccccatatcccctccctcttgcatctccctcccaccctccttatcccacccctctaggtggtcacacagcaccaagccgatctccctgtgctatgcagctgtttcccactagctatctattttacatttggtagtgtacatatgtcagtgctactgtcTCTAGGTCAGGGTCTTTTACCCCCCTCACCTGGGTTGTGACAACCAAACATATCTCTGGACATTATCAAATGTCTTTTGGGGAGCACATCTATCCCCAGATGAGACCTCTGGTATGAATGAATGACTTTAAGCTGATTGGGTGAGAGCTATCCTGGAACTCAGTGTGGCTTGTGAAGATTAAGGATTTAAACTGTTCTATAGAATTTAATGGGTTAGGACAAGCAAGGACCCGTGCAACAGCTTTCCCTCTGGTTGTGTTGAGTTATATCAATAAAAGTATTGTATCCATCATATTGAAGAAGGAAATGTATTAGACTAAATGATAAGAATAAAATCTATGATGTTAGAAGATTTGTAAATGCACAATTTTGTTGCAGTTCATGAAATGTCATTTGAAATAGAATGTATAAAATTTTGGAGTTAGAGATACAGGCAGATCTGGGTCCATCAGATATATGAAGATACAAGCAGGATAACAAGAAGGAACATGCAGAATGCTTATTTCTCAAGTTCATGAGACTGAGGTGTACTTGGAACAGGGGCGATTAATCAAGTGGAGGAGACGACTAAGATGGGGCCAGGTCCTTGCTGCCTTGACAATGACCCTGTCCTGAAGTTATGGCCAGCACAGAGAAAAGACCCATTTAGAAGTGGGGTGAATCATTTTGAGAACTCATCCTTGAGGAGTGATTGTAATGGAGATAGACAACGAGAAAGAACACACAATAAAGGACTGGGAAGTTTACAAAGGAGTTTCTCCACCCTGGGTGTTCCTATTCCTGCCAGCACAGTCGTGGATGGTGTAAATAAATTAGTTATTCATCAGTCAATTTTGTTGCCCCTGGCCTGCTTTCCCCCACTGCTTTGCTTCTTGGAAGAAAATGTTAGAGGGGACACGTTTCTTATAAActgttcctttttcattttttaggatCCAAAAAGTTTGATAAGAGCAGGTTGAAAGTGGGAatgagggagggtggagggagatgcaagagggaggagatatggggatacatgtatatgtatagctgatccactttgttataaagcagaaactaacacaacaatgtaaagcaattatactccaataaagatgttaaaaaaaaagaaagtgggaatGAGAAAACCAAAATGGAGCTATctggaaataaaagaagaaaggaaagggctTCAAAAAAGAGCACAGAGCTGTGGTGGGAGAGGAGTTTTTATTTATAGACCATATTATGTACATATTTTCAATTGAGTTTCTATTCTTACCTTTATATGTGAAACTAAAACAAACAGAAGAGCCACGCCATTTTGCCAGCAGGTGGCACCATAAGAATCTCCTATAAGAAAAGGGTGGCAAATATAAATAGGATCCTTAATATTTTACCTTTCAGGAAAACTCTAGACATCAATGTAGATTCATAATTTTGATGATATTAACAACGTGTGTACATTGCTTAAAATGGTTTCGGAAGATTCATCTCTCCCTTCATTTTTCATGCTAACATTGCTCATTCAGTGAAAGATTATATTCCCATAAAAGGACAAAAACCTAggttttaagaaaaaagtatatatatatatatatacacacacacacatatatgtattgcatatatatatttgtattgctTACTACAGTTGCTTGACAAATACTTTTATTTAGTGATTATAGCATATGTTATTGTGAGGATATGTTAGATGGTTAGAGAGGAAGTAACTTAGATGGTCACCCTGTTTTTACACCCCTTTTCTGCTCTGTACTGTGAGGATTCCTTGTGCCCAGAGATCTCCCCAATGCTAAGCAATCTCAGACTCAGGGGGGACCTGGTGCCGGAGGTAGTGAGTGTTTCTGGCCTTTGCAAACAACTCTGAATAGGTTGATGTTTTGGGCTCGCCTTTGAAGTTCCCTCCACATTCCATGGGATTCAGGGGAATTTGTTTCCCAGTGGTGTGGTCTGGCCTTTTGTTGGCATCATTTGATCTGGTCTTATCGCTGTGTGCCATTCTGCTACCACCAGCTGGGCTGGAACTGGGGCCTTGGTCTAGGGTGTGAGTGGAGACGTCTTGATCTTGACATAGAAGAGAGATGCCCTTGTTGGAGTCTTTGCCCTTCAGTGGGTTTATAGAATATTTCTCTTGGGCTTGCGGCTTCTCTTCTATAAAGTGGGAAGTTCTGTTATTTTGAGATAGCGACTGCCTTTTGCTTTTCATGGAGTCCTTGGGACCAGTGTGATGGAAAGGAGGCATTTGGGACTTGGTTTTGTATATTTCTTGGATCGTATTTGTTGTCAGTGCTCTGGGAAAGGAGGTAAAAAGAAGAGACATCTCTGAAAACAGATGAAGAGGCTCATATTTAGCATTTTCAAGTTATTAGACCATGGCCCCTTTCAGTGTGGTATTAGGTGAGGTAATAAAGTGAGTGGGAAGAGCATGAAGGGTGAGAATGGGTGGTAACAACGTGGAAAAATGGCTCTTTCCGTAAGAAGAAAAAGGCAGCACTTTCTCAAGGAGAGGACGATGTAAAGAGGTCATTTGGGAAGAAGCCATATCCATGAGTTTAGTAAGCATTTTCTTACCTAAATTTATTAGCCTGTAGAACCCT belongs to Pseudorca crassidens isolate mPseCra1 chromosome 2, mPseCra1.hap1, whole genome shotgun sequence and includes:
- the CCDC190 gene encoding LOW QUALITY PROTEIN: coiled-coil domain-containing protein 190 (The sequence of the model RefSeq protein was modified relative to this genomic sequence to represent the inferred CDS: inserted 3 bases in 2 codons; deleted 1 base in 1 codon), encoding MKRMERNMVRGPLQKHFDLERENAKQAEXQRLQRLEDICLYHVRLLTREQRQLQKELQRLQQVKPSRMGRGIIKKKFSSYFEKGSQKRPEDVLMFSSQGGQKHRVLQANKFRALTTNTIQEIYKTKSQMPPFHHTGPKDSMKSKRQSLSQNNRTSHFIEEKPQAQEKYSINPLKGKDSNKGISLLCQDQDVSTHTLDQGPSSSPAGGSRMAHSDKTRSNDANKRPDHTTGKQIPLNPMECGGNFKGEPKTSTYSELFAKARNTHYLRHQVPPESXRLLSIGEISGHKESSQYRAEKGCKNRVPSKLLPL